Genomic window (Streptomyces yatensis):
ATCCTCACGGACGACGGCCGCGAGGCCGCGATCAGGCTCTACGGGGCCCGCGAGGCGTCCCTCGCGGAACTCCTGGGCGACTGGTGGTCACCCGGCCGCCCGACCGACCTGAGCGAGCTGGTGGACGAGCTGACGCACGAGCTGTGCGGCTCCGACGCGGAACAGCCGAGAGAAGGCACCCCCCGCCCCGACCACCGCCGCCCCCCGCCACCGCGCACGCCGTAAGGGCGGGGCACCTCGGGAGACCTTTGATGCGATGGTTGCGCCATATCAAGCATTTTGTGAAGGGGTACCCGGCCCCCCTTGGCAGCCCACCGCCCACCGGCCCACCGGCCCGCCACCCGGCGACGAACCCTAGGCCGCCGCCCCCGCACTCATGCTCAAAGCGCCGAAGGCGCGAGACGAGAGCCGTACCTGACCGAACACCGCACCCCCACACGCATCCCGCCTCAGCCCAGCTCCTTGGCCATCCAGACCTCGGCGTACGGCCCCTCCGTGAAGGGCGGCACCTCCCGGTACCCATGCCGGGCGTACAGCGCGCGGGCCTCGACCAGGTCGAGCCGGGTGTCGAGCGCGATCCGCTCGGCGCCCAGTTCGCCCGCCGCCGTCTCGACGGCCGCGAGCAGCGCGGCGCCGCCGCCCAGCCCCCGCTTGGCGGGCCGTACGTACACCCGCTTCAGCTCCGCCGCGCGCTCCGGCCCCGCCGTGCGCCCGTCCATCAGCCGCACCCCCGCACAGCCGGCGAGTTCGCCCTCGTGATGGGCCAGCAGGAAGACCCCCCGCGGCGGGGCGAGATCGTCGCTGGGCATCTCCGCGAGCGCCTGCTCGATCTCCTCCGGGGTCGAGTCCCGCTCCTCGTGGAGCCGGTAGTAGCGGTCCGCGACATCGACGAGGTACTCGCGCAGCAGCATGGCCGAGACCGGATCGTCGACGGGCCGCGCGGCGACCGTCCAGCCCCTCGCCGGCTCCGTCGCGGGGGAGGCCGGGGCGCGCGAACCGTCCTGGCTACGTGGCGTACTCGTCATGGTCGGCATCCTGGCACTCACCACCGGCCTCACGCACCGCAGTTTGAGGGCCGAAGACCGGGCTACCCGAAGAGAGGAGCCCCCCGAACGCGGAGGGGGAAGCGAGCGGGAAGGCAGAAGCAGACCATGTCAACTGCTGTCATCAGCATCGTGGTTGTCGTCGCGGTCGTCCTCGCGGCCGCGCTCATCATCCGCGTCGTCCGTGCGGGCGCCAGCCGTAGGGAACGCGCTCTGCGACGCCGCTTCGGGCCCGAGTACGAACTGAACGTCGCCCAGCACGCGGGCGACTCCAAGGCGGCGCAGCGGGAGCTGGACGAACGGCTGCGCATGTACGGCGATCTGAGGACCCAGCCGCTGCCGGGTGAGCTGCGCGAGCGGTACGTCGCCGAGTGGGCGGCCGTGCAGGAGATGTTCATCGAGTCTCCGGAGCGCGCGGTGACCAGCGCCGATCGGCTGCTGGCCCGCCTCGCCCACGACCGCGGCTATCCGTCGGACCGTTACGAGGAGCAGGTGGCGGCGCTGTCCGTGCACCACGCCGAACACGTCCAGGGCTACCGGCAGATCCATGACACGGCCGGCCTCGCCCGCGAGGGGCGCGCGGACACCGAGGAGCTGCGCGAGTCCATCGTGCACGCCCGGCCGTTCTTCGAGGACCTGGTCAGGCCCCCGCACCACGGCGCCACGACCGGCCCCGAGACCGCACGCCAGCCCTACGGCGAGCGGCGGAGCGGAAGCGGACTGCGTCGGTGGCTGCCCGGGAGCGGGACCGGCACCGGGACCGGATCCGGAACGGGCCATACGCGGTTCGGCCACACCAGGAAGGGTGGCGCGTGGTGACGGATCCGATCGACCCGGCGGAGCACGACGGCCGGCGGCGCCATGGACTGGAGAAGCATGAAGTGGCGCCGCTGTCCCAGGGAGTGGGCAACAGGGACAACAGGGACGACAGGGAAGTAGCGGCGGATCCGATGACGTCCTGGCACTCGCCGGTGCCGACGAACGGAACGCGGCCGTCGAACGGTTCGCAGCCGTCGAACGGCACGAAGCCGACGACGCGGCAGCCGTCCGGGGCGTCCGGACCCTCCGGGACGTCCGCCGAGCAGCCGAACACCCCGAACGGCCCCAGCTTCCCCGTGCTGCCGACCAGCGAGCACGACATGCTGGCCCAGCGGCTGCGGTACGCCGTCAGCGGCTTCGTCGACTCCCCACGCGGCGCCGTCGAGGAGGCCGATGCCCTGCTCGCGGAGGTGGCCACCCGGCTCGCCGATCTCCTGGCCGAACGCCGCGGCACGCTCCGTGCCGCCTGGCATGAGAATGACGCGGTCATCTCGGAGACGGAAGAGCTGCGCCTGGCGATGCGGGGCTACCGCAATGTGCTGGAGCGCCTCATCAGCATCTGACCGTCCAGGACCGACGACACCACCACAACCGGCCAAACCATCAGGGCCACCCCTCGGCCACCGCCCGGATCCCCTCCGGGTGGTGGCCATCTCCCATTTCTGGGATATCTTCTCGAATATGGGAGACCCGGAGATCGTCGCACCGCTGGAGGCCCGGCTGGCCACCCGCCTCGGCGACTTGCGCAGGGAACGAGACTGGTCACTGGAGGAGTTGGCGCGCCGGACGGGCATCAGCCGTTCGACGCTGTCCCGTCTCGAACGCGGCGAGATCAGCCCGACCGCCGCCCTGCTCAACACGTTGTGCACGGCCTACGAGCGCACGATGTCGCGGCTGCTGGCCGAGGTGGAGGCGGAGCCGCCCCAGGTGGTGCGCGCCGCCGCGCAGCCGGTGTGGCGGGACGAGACCTCGGGGTTCACCCGCCGCTCGGTGTCCCCGCCGCATCCGGGGCTGCGCGGTGAGGTGGTCGAGGGCACGCTGCGCCCGGGTGCGGACATCGCGTACGACGGACCACCGGTCCCGGGCGTCGAGCAGCACATCTGGGTGCTGGAGGGCGCGGTGGAGATCACGGCCAACGGCCAGGCGTACGCGCTCGGGGCGGGGGACTGTCTGCGGTTCCGGCTGTGGGGAAGCTCGCGGTTCCGCTGCGTGGGCTCCGATCCGGTGCGCTACGCGCTGATGGTCGTCCTGCCGTAGCGGCACCGCGGCACCGCGAGATCCCCAACCCCCCCCGCCACCCCGCAGAAAGAGAAGCGCCCCGTGCCCGCAGCACCCCGCATCGACCGCCTGACTGCCGCCGACTTCCCCGACACAGTCAAGGCTCTGGCCGAGCTCCTGGTCGACGCCGTCGACGACGGTGCCTCCATGGGTTTCCTGGCCCCCTTCGACCATGAGACCGCCGCGAGCTGGTGGCAGACGCAGGCCCCGGCGGTGGCCGACGGCACCCTGGCCGTCTGGGTCTGCCACGACACCCACGGCATCACCGGGACCGTCAGCCTGGCCTTCTCCCGGAAGCCCAACGGCCGTCACCGGGCCGAGCTCCTCAAACTGATCGTCCATCGCGAGGCCCGGGGCCGGGGCATCGCCCGCGCCCTCCTGGCCACCGCCGAAGCCGCCGCCACCGCCGCCGGGGTCACCCTCCTGCTGCTGGACACCCGCACCGGCAGCCCCGCCGAGCGGGTCTACGGCGCCGAGGGCTGGACCCGCTACGGCATCGTCCCGGCCTACGCCGCCGACCCGGACGGCTCCCTGGAGGACTGCAGCTTCTTCTACAAGCACCTCACGCCGCCGACCGGGTCGTAAATCGGTCGTACGGGGGACGGGTCACGGCCTACCGTGGCGCGGTTGTGATCAGCCGGGTTCAGGAAGATTCAGGCAGTTTCAGGCGGGTTCGGACGGGGCCGGCCGGGGGCCGTGAAGGGGCGGGACGCGATGGAGCGGTACAGCGGGTGGGCCGATGAGGGGTTCGGCGGCGTCGCCGAGGTGTTCGCGCGGAACTTCGAGGAGTTTCCCGAACTCGGGGCGGCCGTCACCGTCTTCGCCGGTGGCCGCAAGGTCGTGGAGCTGTGGGGCGGGGTCGCGGACCAGGGGAGCGGGCGGGCGTGGGAGCGGGACACCGCCGTGCCGGTGTTCTCGTGCGCCAAGGGCATCGTGAGCGTCTGCGCCCACCTCCTCGCCCAGGAGGGGCGGCTGGACCTCGATGCCCCGGTGAGCCGGTACTGGCCGGAGTTCGACCGGTACGGCAAGGAGGCCATCACCTGCCGGATGGTCCTCGGGCACCGGGCGGGGGTCCCCGTGCTCGACCGGGTGCTGACGTTCGAGGAGATCGCCGACTGGGAGCCGGTGATCCGCGCCATCGAGGGGCAGACGCCGCTGTGGGAGCCGGGTGTGTCGTACGAGTACCACGGCCATGTCTTCGGCTTCCTCATCGGTGAGGTCATCCGGCGGATCACCGGCCACACCCCCGGCGCGTACTTCCGCCGGGCCGTGGCGGATCCGCTGGGGCTGCGGGCCTGGATCGGGCTGCCCACGGCGGAGAGGGACGGGCGGGCCCGGCTCGTCGAGGCCGAGGGGCGGCCCGGGATGCCGGGGCCCGAGCATCTGCTGACCCGCATCGTGACCATGAACGGCGCGCTGGCCTTCCCCGGCCTGGAGGAGCCGCACGGCTGGAACGACCCGGCGCTGCTCGGCATGGAGCTGCCCGGCGCCGGCGCCACGGCGTCGGCGACCGGGCTCGCCGGGCTGTACGCGGCGGCGGTGACCGGTATCGAGGGCCATCGGCGGCTGCTCAGCCCCGAGACCGTGACGGACGCGGTCCGCGAGGTCTCGTCCGGCAAGGGATGGCTGGGCTTTGACATGGGAGCGCGCTGGGGCTCGGGCTTTCTGCTCGACTCGCCGTCCTTCCGGCCGATGCTGGGGGAGCGCAGCTTCGGCAACGACGGGGCGGGCGGCCAATTCGCCCTCGGCGACGATGAGTTCGGGGTGGGCTTCGCCTATGTGGCCAACCGCATGATCGGCCACGGTGACGCCCGGGCCTCTCGTCTTGTCGCCGCCCTGCGGAAGTCTTTGGGCGGCTGATCGTCCCCCACCCCGCCCCTTCCCGAAACAGGGGCTCTGCCCCTGGCCCCGGCGGGGCTCTGCCCCTGGCCCCGGCGGGGCTCTGCCCCTGGCCCCGGCGGGGCTCTGCCCCTGGCCCCGGCGGGGCTCTGCCCCTGGCCCCGGCGGGGCTCTGCCCCTGGCCCCGGCGGGGCTCTGCCCCGGACCCCGGCGGGGCTCTGCCCCTGGCCCCGGCGGGGCTCTGCCCCTGGCCCCGGCGGGGCTCTGCCCCGGACCCCGCTCCTCAATCGCCGGAGGGGCTGGGGCGGGGGGCCCACAGCTCGGTGCGGTGCGCCCCCACCAGTGCGTCGATCCGGGCCAGCGCCTCCCCGACCGGTAGCGGGTCCAGCCGGCGGCCGTCCCGCAGCCGCAGGGCCACTCGGCCGTCGTCGGCCTCTCTCGCGCCCACCACGGCCTGGTAGGGCACCAGGCGGGCCTCCCGGATCCGGGCGCCCAGGCTGCCGCGCTCCGGTCCGGCGAGTTCCGCGCGCAGCCCGAGGTCCACGCACCGCCGGACGAGCGCCTCGGCGTGCGGCAGTTCGGCCTCGGAGACCGGCAGCACCACCAGCTGAGTGGGGGCGAGCCAGGCGGGGAAGGCCCCGCCGTGCTCCTCGATGAGATGGGCCACGGCCCGTTCCACACTGCCGATGATGCTGCGGTGGACCATGACCGGACGGTGCCGGGCGCCGTCCGGCCCGATGTAGTGCAGATGCAACTGCTCGGGCTGGTGGAAGTCGACCTGGACGGTGGACAGGGTGGACTCCCGCCCGGCCCCGTCGGTGACCTGCACATCGATCTTGGGGCCGTAGAACGCGGCCTCGCCCTCCTCCGCCTCGTACGGCAGACCGGAGCGGTCCAGGACGTCGGTCAGCAGGGCGGTCGAGCGGCGCCACATCTCGGGGGCGGCGACGTACTTGCCGCCGGGGCCCGGGAGGGAGAGCCGATAGCGGGCCGGGGTGATGCCGAGCGCCTCGTACGCCCGGCGGATCATCTCCAGCGCGGCCGCCGCCTCGTCGGCGACCTGGTCCAGGGTGCAGAAGATATGGGCGTCGTTGAGCTGGATGGCCCGGACCCGGGTCAGCCCGCCGAGCACCCCCGACAGCTCCGAGCGGTACATTCCGCCCAACTCGGCAATGCGCAGAGGCAGTTCGCGGTAACTGTGGCCGCGGGAGCGGTAGATGACCGCGTGGTGGGGACAGAGGCTCGGACGCAGGACGACCTGCTCCGCACCCGGCTCCGCGCCCAGCTCCATCGGGGGAAACATGTCGTCGCTGTAGTGCGACCAGTG
Coding sequences:
- a CDS encoding GNAT family N-acetyltransferase, yielding MTSTPRSQDGSRAPASPATEPARGWTVAARPVDDPVSAMLLREYLVDVADRYYRLHEERDSTPEEIEQALAEMPSDDLAPPRGVFLLAHHEGELAGCAGVRLMDGRTAGPERAAELKRVYVRPAKRGLGGGAALLAAVETAAGELGAERIALDTRLDLVEARALYARHGYREVPPFTEGPYAEVWMAKELG
- a CDS encoding helix-turn-helix domain-containing protein — its product is MGDPEIVAPLEARLATRLGDLRRERDWSLEELARRTGISRSTLSRLERGEISPTAALLNTLCTAYERTMSRLLAEVEAEPPQVVRAAAQPVWRDETSGFTRRSVSPPHPGLRGEVVEGTLRPGADIAYDGPPVPGVEQHIWVLEGAVEITANGQAYALGAGDCLRFRLWGSSRFRCVGSDPVRYALMVVLP
- a CDS encoding GNAT family N-acetyltransferase, whose protein sequence is MPAAPRIDRLTAADFPDTVKALAELLVDAVDDGASMGFLAPFDHETAASWWQTQAPAVADGTLAVWVCHDTHGITGTVSLAFSRKPNGRHRAELLKLIVHREARGRGIARALLATAEAAATAAGVTLLLLDTRTGSPAERVYGAEGWTRYGIVPAYAADPDGSLEDCSFFYKHLTPPTGS
- a CDS encoding serine hydrolase domain-containing protein, translated to MERYSGWADEGFGGVAEVFARNFEEFPELGAAVTVFAGGRKVVELWGGVADQGSGRAWERDTAVPVFSCAKGIVSVCAHLLAQEGRLDLDAPVSRYWPEFDRYGKEAITCRMVLGHRAGVPVLDRVLTFEEIADWEPVIRAIEGQTPLWEPGVSYEYHGHVFGFLIGEVIRRITGHTPGAYFRRAVADPLGLRAWIGLPTAERDGRARLVEAEGRPGMPGPEHLLTRIVTMNGALAFPGLEEPHGWNDPALLGMELPGAGATASATGLAGLYAAAVTGIEGHRRLLSPETVTDAVREVSSGKGWLGFDMGARWGSGFLLDSPSFRPMLGERSFGNDGAGGQFALGDDEFGVGFAYVANRMIGHGDARASRLVAALRKSLGG
- the thrS gene encoding threonine--tRNA ligase — encoded protein: MSRRADRCSDPKPRGECPGASPCGHSPDSTGVRHANEETAMSDHRKLGRELGLFDTDPLIGAGLPYWLPDGATVRHTLEEYIRDAERRAGYRHVYSPVLGKRELYELSGHWSHYSDDMFPPMELGAEPGAEQVVLRPSLCPHHAVIYRSRGHSYRELPLRIAELGGMYRSELSGVLGGLTRVRAIQLNDAHIFCTLDQVADEAAAALEMIRRAYEALGITPARYRLSLPGPGGKYVAAPEMWRRSTALLTDVLDRSGLPYEAEEGEAAFYGPKIDVQVTDGAGRESTLSTVQVDFHQPEQLHLHYIGPDGARHRPVMVHRSIIGSVERAVAHLIEEHGGAFPAWLAPTQLVVLPVSEAELPHAEALVRRCVDLGLRAELAGPERGSLGARIREARLVPYQAVVGAREADDGRVALRLRDGRRLDPLPVGEALARIDALVGAHRTELWAPRPSPSGD